The window aaagtgattttttcgGCTCGAAAGTTCCTACAATGGCAAAGAATGTTAGATATTCATTGTGATCACAAAGTAGatctaaaacttaaagataagtTTTATAAAACTGTAATTAAAGTTGCTATGTTATGCGGAGTTTAATATTGGATTATGACTCGAACACATGAATAAGAGATAAATTATAAAGATAAGAATGTTTAAGTAGATACGTGAATATATAAAGATGgactaaataaaaatatttttaaaaaaaccagAGCTGTAGCTATTAATTCAAGCCGACACTTTTAAGCCGGTAAAAATATGTTAAATGAttaataaatatttcaattatgaAATGTAAACGATAACAAATGGGtagaggaagagaaaaataaaaaaacttaattaataataataaataaaataaatttatttaaatataaataataatataatatagaATGAACCGATGATATAGAAAATTCCATATACCCGGACTCATTTAGTAGGATAATAATTGTATTTATTCTATTAATGAGTGGTGTTCTGAAAACGCATAGTATAAGGTGTAAAGTGAAATTTTATCTATAATGTTAGTTAATACATATTTAACTAAGCCGGAAAATatctaaataaataaagataaagCGATCACCGTTTTCTCACCTTATCCGCTCCGACGAAGCCGCTTCTCAACAATGGCGACGGCGCTTCTCCACTTCTCCGCCGCATCGGCCGCCTCCACTCCCCTCTACACCACTTCCATTTTCCCCCGAGGGCTCCCTTCCTCTGCCGCCCGAGTCCACTGCCCCCCACCATTTGTCCGACGGCGGGGGCGGGCATCGATGATGGCGAAGGCGTACAAGGTAACGATCGAACACGAGGGGGAGGCGCGGAcggtggaggtggaggaggacGAGACGATCCTGGGGCGGGTGCTGGAGGAGGGGCTGGCGGTGCCACACGACTGCAAATTGGGGGTTTGCATGACCTGCCCTGCCCGGCTGGTGAGCGGCACCGTGGACCAGAGCGACGGTATGCTCAGCGACGACGTCATCGAGAAGGGATACGCCCTCCTCTGCGCCTCCTACCCGCGCTCCGACtgccacatcagcaccatccCCGAGGAGGAATTGCTCTCCCTCCAGCTCGCCACCGCCAACGATTGACGTAAGCCCTAGTACTCGAGTCGTTGATTTCGCCGATGAGGGCAATTAAATCagtagaaatatatatatataaattgcatCTTTAGTCTTTTTGATAGAGCTTTATGGTTGGTTGTTCATGATCTGCTTTCTTTGGTTTGGGACCTTCTCA is drawn from Zingiber officinale cultivar Zhangliang chromosome 1B, Zo_v1.1, whole genome shotgun sequence and contains these coding sequences:
- the LOC122056016 gene encoding ferredoxin C 1, chloroplastic-like, giving the protein MATALLHFSAASAASTPLYTTSIFPRGLPSSAARVHCPPPFVRRRGRASMMAKAYKVTIEHEGEARTVEVEEDETILGRVLEEGLAVPHDCKLGVCMTCPARLVSGTVDQSDGMLSDDVIEKGYALLCASYPRSDCHISTIPEEELLSLQLATAND